One window from the genome of Cyclobacterium amurskyense encodes:
- a CDS encoding alpha-E domain-containing protein, giving the protein MLSRVANSIYWLGRYMERAENYARFINVNFNLMLDLPPDLKEQWEPLIMATGDHELYTSRNNSYKMKEVIYFLAFDHSNPNSIISSVSQARENARMIRENLTKETWEKLNETYHFVNKASESKVWKKEDPRDFFEEVKSKILLLYGLADNTVARTEGWYFRQLGQYLERADKTSRILDVKYHILLPSAEEVGSPLDFLHWMALLKSVTAFNTYRRLYGNISPSGVVEFLVLNKFFPRSVFFCLKEAEQCLYKISKSNGEGYSNSAEKAMGELRSKLEFDDVNDIISSGLHEYIEQLQIKINNVSNKINDNYFQIKDNFASQTMDQE; this is encoded by the coding sequence ATGTTAAGTAGAGTTGCAAATTCAATTTATTGGCTAGGCAGGTACATGGAGCGCGCTGAAAACTACGCCCGATTCATTAATGTTAATTTCAACTTAATGTTGGATTTACCTCCTGATTTAAAAGAACAATGGGAGCCCCTAATTATGGCGACCGGTGATCATGAACTTTATACTTCCCGAAACAATTCCTACAAGATGAAGGAGGTAATCTATTTCTTGGCCTTTGATCATAGCAATCCTAATTCTATCATTTCCTCTGTGTCCCAAGCAAGAGAAAATGCAAGGATGATTAGGGAAAATCTCACCAAGGAAACCTGGGAAAAATTAAATGAAACCTACCATTTTGTAAACAAGGCCTCTGAGTCGAAAGTCTGGAAAAAAGAAGATCCAAGAGATTTTTTCGAAGAAGTAAAATCTAAGATCTTACTATTGTATGGACTTGCAGACAATACCGTAGCACGCACAGAGGGCTGGTATTTCCGACAACTGGGACAGTACCTGGAAAGGGCAGACAAAACTTCACGTATACTGGATGTCAAATACCATATCTTACTCCCTTCTGCTGAAGAAGTAGGCTCTCCACTGGATTTCCTTCATTGGATGGCTTTGCTAAAGTCTGTTACTGCTTTCAATACTTATAGAAGACTCTATGGCAATATCTCTCCTTCAGGCGTGGTGGAATTTCTGGTATTAAATAAATTCTTCCCTAGGTCCGTCTTTTTTTGTTTGAAAGAAGCCGAACAATGTCTCTATAAGATTTCCAAGTCAAATGGAGAGGGATATTCCAATAGTGCTGAGAAAGCAATGGGAGAATTGCGATCAAAACTGGAATTCGATGATGTCAACGATATTATTTCCAGTGGATTACACGAATACATCGAACAGCTTCAAATAAAAATTAATAATGTCTCCAATAAAATAAACGACAATTATTTCCAAATAAAAGATAACTTTGCCAGCCAAACTATGGATCAAGAATGA
- a CDS encoding circularly permuted type 2 ATP-grasp protein: MNVNHEPQHSFYDEMYDEHQTLREHYSSLGAFIENTSAKKLNQLQFSADKAQMAMGMTFNVYHDKEGLEKILHLDIIPRIIPGKEWHTINEGLKQRITALNLFLQDIYNDQKILKDKIVPTDLILGSKDFLKPCMGLTPPKGIWCHITGTDLVRDNNGEFYILEDNLRCPSGVSYMLESREIIKRAYPDLFNKLGVRPVSDYPTKLLDMLQFLSDKPKPVIGVLTPGVYNSAYFEHSYLAQQMGAELVSGMDLIVKDKKVYMQTTQGLEQIDVLYRRIDDTFLDPQVFNPNSMLGIPGLFEAYKAGNIAMANAPGTGVADDKAVYAYVPKIIKYYLDQDPILHNVPTYLCREEKDRNHVLENISDLVVKETNAAGGYGMMIGPKADAKEHEKFRQLIKSNPTNYIAQPTLSLSTVPSIVDNKTIEGRHVDLRPYVLYGNEVEVIPGALTRVALKKGSLVVNSSQGGGSKDTWVLY, translated from the coding sequence ATGAACGTAAACCACGAACCCCAACATTCTTTTTATGACGAAATGTATGATGAACATCAGACATTGCGTGAACATTATTCCAGTCTCGGAGCGTTCATTGAGAATACCTCGGCAAAAAAGCTTAACCAATTGCAATTCTCGGCAGACAAGGCCCAGATGGCCATGGGAATGACCTTCAATGTTTATCATGATAAAGAAGGTTTAGAAAAAATCCTCCACCTGGACATTATTCCACGAATTATTCCGGGAAAAGAATGGCACACCATCAATGAAGGCCTCAAACAAAGGATTACGGCCTTGAACCTATTTTTACAAGACATATATAACGACCAAAAAATCCTTAAAGACAAGATTGTCCCCACGGACTTAATTTTAGGAAGTAAGGATTTTCTAAAGCCATGTATGGGTCTTACGCCACCTAAAGGGATTTGGTGCCATATTACGGGTACAGACTTAGTAAGGGATAACAATGGGGAGTTTTACATTTTGGAAGACAACCTTCGCTGTCCATCAGGTGTATCCTATATGCTGGAAAGCCGTGAAATCATCAAACGGGCCTATCCTGACTTATTCAACAAACTCGGAGTTCGACCTGTTTCAGATTACCCTACCAAACTCCTGGACATGCTTCAGTTTCTTTCTGACAAACCCAAGCCAGTTATTGGAGTATTGACACCAGGTGTTTACAATTCCGCCTACTTCGAACATTCTTACCTTGCTCAGCAAATGGGGGCAGAGCTTGTATCCGGAATGGACCTAATTGTAAAAGACAAGAAGGTATACATGCAAACCACACAAGGTTTAGAACAAATAGATGTATTGTACAGAAGGATAGATGACACTTTTCTGGATCCACAGGTTTTCAATCCCAACTCTATGCTGGGAATCCCCGGGCTTTTTGAAGCCTACAAGGCTGGCAATATTGCCATGGCCAATGCGCCTGGAACAGGTGTTGCAGATGACAAGGCTGTTTATGCCTATGTACCTAAAATAATAAAATATTACCTAGATCAGGACCCTATACTTCACAATGTACCAACCTACCTTTGTAGGGAAGAAAAGGATAGAAACCATGTTTTAGAAAACATTTCAGACTTGGTAGTAAAAGAAACAAATGCAGCGGGAGGATATGGCATGATGATTGGACCAAAAGCAGATGCTAAAGAACATGAAAAATTCCGGCAGTTGATCAAGTCCAATCCTACCAATTACATTGCCCAACCAACACTTTCACTTTCTACTGTTCCCTCAATTGTAGACAACAAAACCATTGAAGGTCGGCATGTGGACTTAAGGCCTTATGTCTTGTATGGAAATGAAGTAGAAGTTATTCCCGGAGCCCTTACAAGGGTAGCATTAAAGAAAGGTTCACTTGTAGTCAATAGTTCTCAAGGTGGCGGAAGCAAAGACACCTGGGTATTGTATTAA
- a CDS encoding transglutaminase family protein: MRLKIQHTTTYEYQKSVRLNPHHFYLKPLQRNYLEINAYKLDIDPKPEGVNERYSIEGNPYYQAWFTGETENMVIKVDFEVNTSHFNPFLFLMDQWFLQNFNPEADIPFSYQQKNLPILQPYLTHSNNNLLKSYALEKLRTKDPIQFLTQLNAAIHADWHHIIREEENLWSAARTFAAGKGSCRDLSFMLIEMLRHVGLAARFVSGYAFNPELEEGHELHAWVETYLPGAGWVGLDPSLGLMADEHYIPLAASFLPENTLPVHGSFGGENLKPSTLHTTLSIHPF, translated from the coding sequence ATGCGTCTGAAAATACAACACACCACAACTTATGAATACCAAAAATCTGTAAGGTTAAACCCGCATCATTTTTATCTCAAACCACTTCAGAGAAATTACCTGGAAATCAATGCCTATAAACTGGATATAGACCCTAAACCAGAGGGAGTGAATGAAAGGTACAGCATTGAAGGAAATCCCTATTACCAAGCCTGGTTTACAGGGGAGACGGAAAACATGGTGATTAAAGTCGATTTTGAGGTAAACACCAGTCACTTTAACCCCTTCCTCTTCCTTATGGACCAATGGTTCCTGCAAAATTTCAATCCGGAAGCTGACATTCCTTTTTCTTACCAACAAAAAAACTTGCCTATCCTCCAACCTTACCTGACTCATAGCAATAACAATTTATTAAAAAGCTATGCGCTTGAAAAACTGAGGACCAAGGATCCTATCCAGTTTCTGACACAATTGAATGCTGCCATTCATGCAGATTGGCACCATATTATACGAGAAGAAGAAAACCTATGGTCAGCAGCCAGGACCTTTGCTGCAGGAAAAGGATCCTGTAGAGACCTCTCATTCATGTTAATAGAAATGTTAAGACATGTAGGCCTAGCAGCTAGATTTGTCAGTGGTTACGCCTTCAATCCAGAATTGGAGGAAGGCCATGAGCTCCATGCTTGGGTGGAAACTTACCTACCAGGTGCCGGGTGGGTAGGATTGGATCCAAGCCTTGGACTAATGGCCGACGAGCACTATATCCCCCTTGCCGCAAGTTTTCTTCCAGAAAACACGCTTCCTGTACATGGCTCCTTTGGTGGAGAAAACCTCAAACCCTCCACCCTACACACCACTCTTAGCATTCACCCATTTTAG
- a CDS encoding S9 family peptidase, producing the protein MSKTKHIDQPIAQIKPKKLSFHDSTRTDNYFWMNEREHPEVVKYLEKENEYKNHCLKNTEALQKTLFEEMKGRIKEDDASVPYFKNGFYYYNRFEKSKEYPIYCRKEGNLEGDEQTLLDINIMAEGNEYMNVNALSVAENNQLLAYSFDNMGRRIYAIHFKDLTSGEVLEDQLISVTGNMAWSADNSTIFYTQQDPLTLRPNKIFRHVLGTAQESDELVYEEKDETFTVGIRKSKSRKFLFIASQSTISTEYRFLPLDQPDAKWKVIQGRQEDLEYEVDHYDKHFIILTNADKATNFKLVKTPIEKPEKENWEDLIPVRENVFLEEFEVFKHHLVIANRFDGLQRLEIRSWDGEKKHTIKMEDPAYTVWIGNNPEFYTEVLRYGYNSLTTPATIYDYHMESREKTLMKRQEVVGGHTPQDYHSERVWATSADGTEIPMSLVYKKDLFNQNGQNPVLLYGYGSYGLSSDPYFSSSRLSLLDRGFVFAIAHTRGGQEMGRYWYEEGKMLKKKNTFDDFIACGEYLIQEKYSHPKKLFAMGGSAGGLLVGAVINQRPYLFHGVVAAVPFVDVVTTMLDESIPLTTGEFNEWGNPKEKDYYDYMLSYSPYDNVKKQDYPHLLVTSGLHDSQVQYWEPTKWVAKLRALRTNKNLLLLHTNMEAGHGGASGRFNALKELAMEYAFILFLAEN; encoded by the coding sequence ATGTCCAAAACAAAACATATAGATCAACCAATAGCGCAGATAAAACCCAAAAAACTTAGTTTTCATGACTCTACCAGGACTGACAACTACTTTTGGATGAATGAGAGAGAGCATCCAGAGGTTGTGAAATATTTGGAAAAGGAAAATGAATATAAAAATCATTGCCTAAAGAATACAGAAGCCCTGCAAAAAACACTCTTCGAAGAAATGAAGGGGAGAATAAAGGAAGATGATGCCAGTGTCCCTTACTTCAAAAACGGTTTTTATTATTACAATCGCTTCGAAAAAAGCAAAGAATACCCAATTTATTGTAGAAAGGAAGGAAATCTAGAAGGGGATGAACAGACCTTATTGGACATCAATATAATGGCAGAAGGAAATGAATACATGAATGTCAACGCACTGTCAGTAGCTGAAAACAACCAATTGCTGGCTTATTCCTTTGACAATATGGGTAGGCGTATTTACGCTATTCATTTCAAAGATTTGACTAGTGGGGAAGTGTTGGAGGATCAATTAATATCTGTCACTGGTAATATGGCTTGGTCGGCAGATAATTCCACAATTTTCTATACCCAACAAGACCCATTGACCTTAAGGCCAAATAAAATATTCCGCCATGTTCTGGGTACAGCTCAGGAGTCAGATGAGTTGGTATACGAGGAAAAAGATGAAACTTTTACGGTTGGAATAAGAAAATCCAAGTCAAGGAAATTCTTATTTATTGCCAGCCAAAGCACAATTTCTACAGAGTACAGGTTTCTTCCTTTGGATCAGCCTGATGCAAAATGGAAAGTCATTCAAGGTCGACAAGAAGACTTAGAGTACGAGGTTGATCATTATGACAAGCACTTTATCATACTTACCAATGCCGACAAGGCTACAAATTTCAAGTTGGTAAAAACACCAATAGAGAAACCTGAGAAAGAGAATTGGGAAGACCTCATTCCAGTTAGGGAAAATGTATTTTTAGAGGAGTTTGAAGTTTTCAAACATCATTTGGTAATAGCCAATCGATTTGATGGACTGCAAAGGCTCGAAATAAGATCCTGGGATGGAGAAAAAAAACACACCATAAAAATGGAGGATCCAGCCTATACGGTTTGGATTGGTAACAATCCGGAATTTTATACGGAGGTGCTAAGATATGGCTACAACTCATTGACCACTCCGGCTACTATCTATGACTACCATATGGAATCTAGAGAGAAAACCTTAATGAAGCGTCAAGAAGTGGTGGGTGGCCATACACCTCAAGACTACCATTCTGAGCGTGTGTGGGCAACCTCGGCCGATGGAACAGAAATCCCTATGTCCTTGGTATACAAAAAAGACCTTTTCAATCAAAACGGTCAAAACCCGGTTTTACTTTATGGCTATGGCTCCTATGGGCTAAGTTCAGACCCCTATTTTAGTTCCAGTAGACTGAGCTTATTAGACAGGGGTTTTGTATTTGCCATCGCCCATACCAGAGGTGGTCAGGAAATGGGACGATATTGGTATGAAGAGGGCAAAATGTTAAAGAAAAAAAACACCTTTGATGACTTTATTGCCTGTGGAGAGTACCTAATTCAGGAAAAGTATTCTCACCCGAAAAAGCTTTTCGCAATGGGAGGAAGTGCTGGAGGGCTTTTGGTAGGCGCTGTGATCAACCAACGACCTTATCTTTTCCATGGCGTTGTGGCAGCAGTACCATTTGTGGACGTTGTCACTACAATGTTGGATGAAAGCATCCCCTTAACTACCGGAGAATTTAACGAATGGGGCAATCCCAAAGAAAAGGACTACTACGACTATATGCTTTCGTATTCTCCCTATGACAATGTGAAAAAACAGGATTACCCTCACCTCCTGGTTACCTCTGGCTTACATGACAGTCAGGTTCAGTATTGGGAGCCAACCAAATGGGTAGCAAAACTCAGGGCCTTACGCACCAACAAAAACTTGTTACTACTCCATACCAATATGGAAGCAGGACATGGAGGCGCCTCTGGCAGATTCAATGCCTTAAAAGAATTGGCCATGGAATACGCCTTTATTTTATTTCTGGCAGAGAATTAA
- a CDS encoding efflux RND transporter permease subunit, whose product MVKFLLSRPIAVGMTFLALLIFSIILFRTLPISLLPPIDVPQIVIKVNYPNSSPESIEQNVLSPIREGMVTLNGLQDLESKAGSEVGDVRLTFDFQTRMELAYIEVNEKIDRLTNNLPQDMPRPQVVRINSNDIPIVRLQVIPKEGVDFAEVSLLTENVIKKRLEQLEGVALVDINGRQEKVITVTPNKPLMSGLGLREADLIRAINDGNSELPGISVEDGQFRYFLRLASKLETAEDVGNLPVHGPSGNIVTLSKVATVEHTLSKPTGFHLFQDKEGLVVTVHKQTSAKMNETMPLIYEAVELFKVDYPQVDFELTQDQSSLLNAGINNLQTSLLFGGLFAFAILFVFMGNYRTPIIIGISLPSSLVISFMVFYFFDISINVISLSGLALGLGMLIDNAIIVLDNINRKREEGLPLFEACVSGVNEVQSALISSVLTTLAVFVPLVFLSGVAGALFYDQAVSVAAILCVSLLVAFILLPLLYFLLFKNKEKSAAKEDSRLFKGLLKGYKKVFQGLFAHPGWSLMFLFLLIPLLLGTVKFLKVEGLPPIEKFDVLISLDWNEPIDASQNKDRIQSLLAQLEGNFTVTESDLGLRQFILYEGENAIQQADLYLMFADDEAKESVSRQLKRFFRQNYPQASLAINDAPNAFDQLFNSNRPYYEVRLKNLESKRPIKASQMNQWMEQFPVETWTKGPGLQEGSSVIFKTDLEKLALYGLEVNQLITSIEQLFGNYLITDIRQFGEIIPIQLRNDQLDFQTLLKSNYIYGEEGIAYSLNEFITYSYDSHYKYVTSDRYGIYQSLNLDVSEPTKHEADIRSWGTERDLAVDFAGQYFQDQETIKQLMGILMISILLLYFILAAQFESFLQPLIVVFTLPLGVGGAFLVLWLTGTSLNVMSAIGLVVMLGIMVNDAILKIDTINRLRAIYQTKDGMETRVALTMALYHAGEIRLKPIVMTSITTILALIPVVFSAGLGADLQRPLVFSVIGGLTIGTFTALYFVPLAYWFLSGQRGAIKF is encoded by the coding sequence ATGGTAAAATTTTTACTTTCAAGGCCGATTGCAGTTGGAATGACCTTTCTGGCATTGCTTATTTTTAGTATCATTTTGTTTCGAACATTGCCAATTTCATTGTTGCCTCCTATAGATGTTCCACAAATTGTCATAAAAGTAAACTATCCCAATTCCTCCCCAGAGTCCATTGAGCAAAATGTGCTCAGTCCTATCCGGGAAGGCATGGTTACCTTAAATGGCCTACAAGACTTAGAGAGCAAAGCAGGTTCCGAAGTAGGGGATGTTCGTTTGACCTTTGATTTTCAGACAAGGATGGAATTGGCTTATATTGAAGTCAATGAAAAAATTGACAGACTGACCAACAACCTTCCACAGGATATGCCCAGACCACAAGTGGTTCGGATCAATTCCAATGATATTCCTATTGTTCGCTTGCAGGTAATTCCAAAAGAAGGGGTTGACTTCGCTGAAGTATCCTTGCTCACAGAGAATGTGATCAAAAAGAGGCTGGAACAATTGGAAGGTGTGGCCCTTGTGGATATTAATGGTAGACAAGAAAAGGTGATTACTGTCACACCCAATAAGCCCTTGATGAGTGGTTTGGGGCTTAGAGAAGCAGATTTAATTAGGGCCATCAATGATGGGAATAGTGAATTACCTGGCATAAGTGTGGAGGATGGACAGTTTAGGTATTTTTTACGTTTGGCTAGTAAACTTGAAACGGCTGAAGATGTGGGGAATCTTCCAGTACATGGACCCTCAGGAAATATTGTCACCCTCTCAAAAGTAGCAACCGTTGAACATACACTTTCAAAACCTACTGGTTTTCACTTGTTTCAAGACAAAGAAGGACTGGTAGTTACTGTTCACAAACAAACCTCTGCCAAAATGAATGAAACCATGCCGCTGATCTATGAGGCAGTGGAATTGTTCAAGGTGGATTATCCACAGGTAGATTTTGAATTGACACAGGACCAATCTTCCTTGTTAAATGCAGGGATTAATAACCTTCAAACCAGTTTGCTTTTTGGGGGATTGTTTGCCTTCGCTATTTTGTTTGTCTTTATGGGCAATTACCGGACGCCTATCATCATTGGAATAAGCCTTCCTTCTTCCCTTGTGATTAGTTTTATGGTCTTTTATTTCTTCGATATTTCCATAAATGTTATCTCATTGAGTGGGCTTGCCTTAGGGCTGGGAATGCTAATTGACAATGCCATTATCGTTTTGGACAATATCAATCGAAAGCGTGAGGAGGGTTTGCCCTTGTTTGAGGCTTGTGTAAGTGGAGTAAATGAAGTTCAATCTGCGCTGATAAGTTCTGTTTTAACCACATTGGCCGTATTTGTTCCCTTGGTGTTTTTAAGTGGTGTGGCAGGAGCCTTGTTTTATGATCAGGCGGTCTCAGTGGCAGCTATACTATGCGTTTCTTTACTGGTAGCATTTATTTTGCTTCCATTATTGTATTTTCTATTGTTTAAAAACAAGGAAAAAAGTGCTGCAAAAGAAGACAGTCGCCTGTTCAAAGGACTGCTAAAAGGATACAAGAAAGTTTTCCAGGGATTGTTTGCTCATCCGGGCTGGTCTTTGATGTTTTTGTTTTTGTTGATTCCACTTCTATTGGGTACTGTCAAATTCTTAAAAGTTGAAGGTTTGCCGCCTATCGAAAAATTTGATGTGCTGATCTCTTTGGATTGGAATGAGCCAATTGATGCAAGCCAAAATAAAGACCGAATTCAAAGTCTATTGGCTCAGTTGGAGGGTAATTTCACAGTTACTGAAAGCGATTTGGGCTTAAGGCAATTTATCTTGTATGAAGGAGAAAATGCCATTCAGCAAGCGGATCTTTACCTGATGTTTGCTGATGATGAAGCCAAAGAAAGTGTCAGCAGACAACTTAAGCGTTTTTTTCGTCAAAATTACCCTCAGGCCAGTTTAGCAATAAATGATGCGCCCAATGCATTTGACCAGCTTTTCAATTCAAACCGGCCTTATTATGAGGTTAGGTTGAAGAATTTAGAGTCCAAAAGACCTATAAAAGCAAGTCAAATGAATCAATGGATGGAGCAATTTCCAGTTGAGACTTGGACCAAAGGCCCAGGTTTGCAGGAAGGATCTTCTGTAATTTTTAAAACAGATCTTGAGAAGTTGGCATTGTATGGTCTGGAAGTAAATCAATTGATCACAAGCATAGAACAATTATTTGGAAATTATCTGATTACCGATATCCGGCAATTTGGTGAAATTATTCCCATTCAATTAAGAAATGACCAATTGGATTTTCAGACCCTTCTGAAAAGTAATTATATCTACGGTGAAGAAGGCATAGCCTACTCCTTAAATGAGTTCATTACTTATTCCTACGATTCACATTACAAATATGTAACTTCTGACAGGTATGGGATCTACCAATCCCTAAACCTCGATGTCTCGGAGCCTACAAAGCATGAGGCGGATATTCGTTCTTGGGGTACGGAAAGAGACCTTGCTGTTGATTTTGCAGGGCAGTACTTTCAGGATCAGGAAACCATCAAACAGTTAATGGGTATCTTAATGATATCCATTCTATTGCTGTATTTCATTCTTGCCGCTCAGTTTGAAAGCTTCTTACAACCCCTTATTGTTGTTTTCACTCTTCCTTTGGGAGTAGGAGGGGCTTTTTTGGTGCTGTGGCTTACAGGTACTTCGCTAAATGTAATGTCAGCCATAGGGTTAGTAGTAATGCTTGGGATTATGGTCAATGATGCTATTCTCAAGATAGATACCATTAATCGGCTTAGGGCCATTTATCAGACCAAAGATGGAATGGAGACCAGAGTAGCACTTACCATGGCCCTGTACCATGCAGGGGAGATAAGGTTGAAGCCTATTGTAATGACATCAATCACTACTATTCTTGCCCTTATTCCGGTGGTTTTTAGTGCGGGATTAGGTGCTGATTTGCAAAGGCCATTGGTTTTCTCCGTAATCGGTGGATTGACCATAGGAACATTTACCGCTTTGTATTTTGTGCCATTGGCCTATTGGTTTCTGTCAGGACAGCGAGGGGCAATAAAGTTTTAA
- a CDS encoding peptidase, whose translation MTFCIGIKTKHGIVGLSDTRITSGNETTTSKKVYTVNRKNHSFFIMTSGLRSVRDKAITYFGELIEKNDASYDKLYKAVNGFADQVKRVAGEDMASLENSGFTFNLFSIIGGQLEEDKEPKLYLLYPQGNWIEIRTGTPFVIIGNTGFGNPVLRRSLKYDEPLLLALKSAFLAFDATRISANDVDYPIDTVILENDTYNVVENRFEQHELNHLSEFWNDSLKEAIHNLPTEVLEKAFSPKEFEKSE comes from the coding sequence ATGACTTTCTGCATTGGAATAAAAACGAAACACGGAATTGTAGGTTTATCAGACACTCGAATCACTTCAGGTAATGAAACCACTACCTCAAAAAAAGTATATACTGTAAACAGAAAAAACCACTCTTTCTTTATAATGACCTCTGGTCTTCGCTCTGTAAGAGACAAAGCCATTACCTATTTTGGAGAATTGATTGAGAAAAATGACGCTAGCTATGACAAGCTCTATAAGGCAGTTAATGGTTTTGCAGATCAGGTAAAGCGTGTGGCTGGTGAAGACATGGCCTCATTGGAAAATTCAGGCTTTACTTTCAATTTGTTCTCAATTATCGGCGGACAGCTTGAAGAAGACAAGGAACCCAAACTCTATTTACTTTACCCTCAGGGAAATTGGATAGAAATCAGAACGGGAACACCTTTTGTCATTATTGGCAACACTGGATTCGGCAACCCGGTATTAAGAAGGTCTCTAAAGTACGATGAGCCACTTTTGCTCGCTTTAAAAAGTGCATTTTTGGCTTTCGATGCAACTAGAATAAGTGCCAATGATGTTGACTACCCTATAGACACTGTAATTTTAGAAAATGACACCTACAATGTTGTAGAAAACCGATTTGAGCAGCATGAGTTAAATCATTTATCTGAATTCTGGAACGACTCATTAAAAGAAGCGATCCATAACCTTCCAACAGAAGTCTTAGAAAAAGCTTTCTCACCAAAAGAATTTGAAAAAAGTGAGTGA
- a CDS encoding metallophosphoesterase, whose translation MKKVGGTLFIITLLSIVIFLDWYVYQGIKAILPADYLTLGKTTYWILTGAIAVWLGFTFYTIMQEGKISPSSQQSLNLFLVILVTQLTVIVFLFGEDLIRVIGTVYSYATGATNENGSLMASRRKFISQIAFAVAAIPMTGFIYGIIKGKYDFRTIKKTLYFKDLPEAFDGFTITQLSDIHAGSFKDYAAVKKGADMAAAQQSDLFVFTGDLVNHKADEIDPMIDIFSQIKAPYGQFSILGNHDYGDYTSWPSPEAKAQNLQSLKGKHKMMGFDLLLDENRIIEKDGQRISLLGVENWGLGFQSKGDLEKSLVDVPDDAFKVLLSHDPTHWDEQVKNHPKNIHLTLSGHTHGMQIGIETPFIRWSPAQYRYTNWAGIAEQAGKYLYVNRGFGFHAFAGRVGIWPEITVIELKKG comes from the coding sequence ATGAAAAAAGTGGGAGGCACCTTATTTATTATTACTCTACTATCAATTGTGATTTTTTTAGATTGGTACGTTTACCAGGGAATTAAAGCAATTTTACCTGCAGATTATTTAACCCTAGGGAAAACAACTTATTGGATTTTAACTGGAGCAATAGCTGTATGGTTAGGCTTTACTTTCTATACTATTATGCAAGAAGGCAAAATATCACCTTCTTCTCAGCAATCCTTGAATTTGTTTTTGGTCATCCTTGTCACACAACTAACCGTCATTGTTTTTCTATTTGGAGAAGATTTGATTAGGGTAATTGGTACTGTATACAGTTATGCGACAGGCGCTACAAACGAGAATGGTTCACTAATGGCTTCTAGAAGAAAATTCATAAGCCAGATTGCTTTTGCCGTAGCAGCCATTCCTATGACTGGATTTATCTATGGCATCATAAAAGGCAAATACGATTTCAGAACCATCAAAAAAACCCTTTATTTTAAAGATCTTCCTGAGGCATTTGATGGTTTTACCATAACACAACTGTCAGACATTCATGCTGGCAGTTTTAAGGATTATGCTGCAGTGAAAAAAGGGGCTGACATGGCAGCAGCCCAGCAGTCTGACCTTTTTGTATTTACAGGTGACCTTGTCAATCATAAGGCAGATGAAATTGACCCCATGATTGATATTTTCTCTCAGATAAAAGCTCCCTACGGGCAGTTTTCCATATTGGGCAACCATGATTATGGAGACTATACCTCCTGGCCAAGTCCAGAAGCCAAAGCTCAAAACCTTCAATCCCTTAAGGGCAAGCACAAAATGATGGGTTTCGATCTTTTGCTGGATGAAAACAGAATTATCGAAAAAGATGGTCAAAGGATAAGTTTACTTGGTGTAGAAAACTGGGGCCTGGGCTTCCAGTCCAAAGGGGATCTTGAGAAATCACTTGTAGATGTCCCTGACGACGCTTTTAAAGTATTGCTTTCTCATGACCCTACCCACTGGGATGAACAAGTCAAAAACCACCCTAAAAATATTCACCTTACCCTTAGCGGCCATACCCATGGCATGCAGATCGGTATAGAGACGCCTTTTATCCGCTGGAGCCCTGCACAATACCGCTACACCAACTGGGCAGGAATAGCTGAACAGGCAGGCAAATACCTTTATGTAAACAGAGGTTTTGGCTTCCATGCCTTTGCCGGTAGAGTGGGAATCTGGCCTGAGATTACGGTTATAGAATTGAAAAAAGGGTAA